A stretch of the Nitratireductor thuwali genome encodes the following:
- a CDS encoding TRAP transporter small permease, translating to MELLWPSLALIALVAVLFFAERRYPAAVGRLEENVLSLLLAAITFVSFTQVVARYGFNSGWQGALEFTRIAFAWLILFGMSYGVKNGIHLGVDAFVRLMPKPAFRIVAIFGALCTFLYAFILLYAGWLALLGADVSTNWRQTGAIGYWTFMFDRGTGLDDLRYPMWMQETFGLQDRVQRWVAYLMLPVGLALLAFRSLQGIIAIYRGERELIIAGHEAEDLVSENRDALKE from the coding sequence ATGGAACTGCTTTGGCCGTCGCTGGCGCTGATCGCGTTGGTGGCCGTACTTTTCTTCGCCGAAAGACGCTATCCGGCTGCCGTCGGCCGCCTGGAAGAAAACGTTCTTTCACTTCTTCTCGCCGCCATCACCTTCGTGTCCTTCACCCAGGTGGTCGCGCGTTACGGTTTCAACAGCGGCTGGCAAGGCGCGCTCGAGTTCACGCGCATCGCCTTTGCCTGGCTGATCCTGTTCGGCATGAGCTACGGCGTGAAGAACGGCATCCATCTCGGTGTCGACGCCTTTGTGCGGCTGATGCCGAAGCCCGCCTTCCGCATCGTCGCCATCTTCGGCGCATTGTGCACCTTCCTCTATGCCTTCATCCTGCTTTATGCGGGCTGGCTTGCCTTGCTGGGTGCCGACGTTTCCACCAATTGGCGCCAGACCGGCGCGATCGGCTACTGGACCTTCATGTTCGACAGAGGCACCGGTCTCGACGATCTGCGCTACCCCATGTGGATGCAGGAGACTTTCGGGCTGCAGGACAGGGTGCAGCGCTGGGTGGCCTATCTCATGCTGCCCGTGGGGCTGGCGCTTCTGGCCTTCAGGTCGCTTCAAGGCATCATCGCCATCTATCGGGGTGAGCGGGAACTCATCATCGCTGGCCACGAGGCTGAAGACCTCGTGAGCGAAAACCGCGACGCGCTGAAGGAGTAG
- a CDS encoding DctP family TRAP transporter solute-binding subunit, translating to MKKLGLMLTAAGMLAIGTSAASANCDDGEMVIKFSHVVAEKGHPKGEAAVLLANRINEEMNGTACMEVFPNSTLYDDDKVMEALLLGDVQLAAPSLAKFEAYTLKYRLFDLPFLFPSLDAVNTFIQSDNGKELLTVMEDEGYTGLGYWMSGLKQFSANKPLEVPSDAAGLKFRVQTSDVAVAMIEAMGASAQKLAFNEVYSALQTGVVDGQENSWCNIYTQKFFEVQDGITETNHQLLSYLLVTSTEWLEGLEPEVRDQFLTIVGEVTVEANADVANKEAACRQNILDAGGEIRELTPEQREEWLSTMKPVWEQFESDIGADLIQAAANTGS from the coding sequence ATGAAAAAACTCGGACTCATGCTCACGGCCGCCGGAATGCTGGCAATCGGCACTTCGGCAGCCTCCGCTAATTGCGATGATGGCGAGATGGTCATCAAGTTCAGCCACGTGGTGGCCGAAAAGGGGCACCCCAAGGGAGAAGCCGCCGTCCTCCTTGCCAACCGCATCAATGAGGAGATGAACGGAACCGCCTGTATGGAGGTCTTTCCAAACTCCACGCTATACGACGATGACAAGGTGATGGAAGCGCTGCTTCTGGGCGATGTCCAACTGGCGGCGCCGTCATTGGCGAAGTTCGAGGCATACACCCTCAAGTACCGGCTTTTCGACCTGCCTTTCCTTTTCCCTTCGCTGGATGCGGTCAACACCTTCATCCAGTCGGACAACGGCAAGGAACTGCTCACGGTCATGGAGGACGAGGGCTATACGGGGCTCGGTTACTGGATGTCCGGTCTCAAGCAGTTCTCGGCAAACAAGCCCCTCGAGGTGCCCAGCGATGCGGCCGGTCTGAAGTTCCGCGTGCAGACGTCGGACGTGGCCGTGGCGATGATCGAGGCCATGGGCGCTTCCGCGCAGAAGCTGGCCTTCAACGAGGTCTACAGTGCGCTGCAGACGGGTGTCGTCGACGGGCAGGAGAACTCCTGGTGCAACATCTACACCCAAAAATTCTTCGAGGTTCAGGACGGCATAACCGAAACCAACCATCAGCTCCTGTCCTATCTGCTCGTAACCTCCACCGAGTGGCTTGAGGGCCTCGAGCCGGAGGTGCGCGACCAGTTCCTGACGATTGTCGGCGAGGTGACGGTCGAGGCCAATGCCGACGTTGCCAACAAGGAAGCAGCCTGCCGCCAGAACATCCTCGATGCCGGCGGTGAAATCCGCGAGCTGACGCCGGAGCAGCGTGAGGAATGGCTGTCCACGATGAAGCCCGTGTGGGAGCAGTTCGAAAGCGACATCGGCGCCGATCTCATCCAGGCGGCAGCCAACACCGGCTCCTGA